One part of the Ranitomeya imitator isolate aRanImi1 chromosome 10, aRanImi1.pri, whole genome shotgun sequence genome encodes these proteins:
- the CLEC11A gene encoding C-type lectin domain family 11 member A, giving the protein MIWTSIFLIVFCSLVPGSQAEEQESEEDGTAEMENRLSAEEQNKNLEKFLLGHLDITVPPEKRPLMPPKRETKLSFNVTLISVSQNENGVIFPMPDDEDHEEEVEEIDGGTSEEDEVVPTTTVQPATTLPADDNLNYIMSRLSGIEAAIHRLNVQFYGLDVKVSQMSQSVSTMRTKLGEAEDTIATVSEMNARNQRQIGQIEGCLKGKRYHRKCYLIFQHFENYATAQQLCHSRGGNLAMPIDQNEFAYLAQYVHDAFYPFNWPIWIGIHDRRSEGMYTFENGHRVSYFNWYKDHLVTQPNGGILENCVSISSDDGKWWDNDCSRRMYYICEY; this is encoded by the exons ATGATCTGGACAAGTATTTTCCTTATAGTATTCTGCAGCCTTGTCCCCGGTAGCCAGGCAGAAGAACAGGAAAGTGAAGAGGATGGGACGGCTGAGATGGAGAACCGGCTCTCGGCTGAAGAACAAAACAAAAACTTGGAGAAG TTTCTCTTAGGTCATTTAGATATTACTGTACCACCAGAAAAGCGTCCACTGATGCCCCCTAAAAGAGAAACAAAGCTTTCCTTCAATGTCACGTTAATTTCTGTTTCTCAAAACGAGAACGGGGTGATCTTTCCAATGCCGGATGATGAAGACCATGAAGAGGAAGTTGAGGAGATAGATGGAGGAACATCAGAGGAAGATGAAGTGGTTCCAACTACAACCGTACAGCCAGCTACTACTCTCCCGGCGGATGATAACTTGAACTATATCA TGTCACGTCTGAGCGGAATAGAGGCTGCAATCCATCGCCTTAACGTCCAGTTCTACGGCCTCGACGTCAAAGTGTCCCAGATGTCTCAAAGCGTGTCCACCATGCGGACTAAGCTCGGTGAAGCAGAAGACACCATCGCCACCGTGTCTGAGATGAATGCAAGAAATCAAAGACAGATTGGACAGATTGAAG GTTGCTTGAAGGGTAAGCGGTACCACCGAAAGTGCTATCTCATTTTTCAGCACTTCGAAAACTACGCAACGGCACAACAGCTTTGCCACAGCCGAGGGGGAAACCTGGCAATGCCAATAGACCAGAATGAATTTGCCTATCTGGCGCAGTATGTTCACGATGCCTTCTATCCATTTAACTGGCCCATCTGGATTGGGATTCACGATCGACGCTCGGAAGGGATGTACACGTTTGAGAACGGCCATCGTGTCTCCTATTTCAACTGGTACAAAGATCATTTGGTGACACAGCCAAACGGTGGCATTCTGGAGAACTGCGTGTCAATCTCATCGGATGACGGAAAGTGGTGGGACAACGACTGCTCGCGGAGAATGTACTACATCTGCGAGTACTGA